The following coding sequences are from one Streptomyces sp. NBC_01485 window:
- a CDS encoding FcoT family thioesterase produces the protein MSSQPPPTVVADQGSVVHENDAELLEKVLVPYKPNCRYLKSAELSVATESGGDAISSIRCAFEIPESCYIDDTGHFNAVEFNICYNQMVYYILAKSVKEGVAEPFDSWTMEQFWERQLPDMFIIDYLHSSFRRRMNGKRFWGELKIVGTSQWEGIEEGPWILIDTTCRFWEESGGKSQGKARLAIMNPPPGKFGE, from the coding sequence ATGAGTTCACAGCCCCCTCCCACGGTTGTTGCCGACCAGGGAAGCGTGGTTCACGAAAATGATGCGGAGCTCCTCGAAAAGGTACTCGTTCCGTACAAGCCGAACTGTCGGTACTTGAAATCGGCAGAGCTGTCAGTGGCCACGGAAAGCGGCGGAGATGCCATCTCAAGCATTCGTTGCGCATTCGAAATACCCGAGTCCTGTTATATCGATGACACCGGTCACTTCAACGCGGTTGAGTTCAATATCTGCTACAACCAGATGGTGTACTACATTCTTGCCAAGTCGGTGAAGGAAGGGGTGGCTGAGCCTTTCGACAGCTGGACGATGGAGCAGTTCTGGGAGCGTCAGCTTCCGGACATGTTCATCATCGACTATCTGCACAGCAGCTTCCGGCGCCGAATGAACGGAAAGAGATTTTGGGGGGAACTGAAGATAGTTGGAACCTCGCAGTGGGAGGGCATCGAAGAAGGCCCTTGGATTCTTATCGACACCACCTGTAGATTCTGGGAGGAGTCCGGTGGAAAAAGTCAGGGAAAAGCTCGGCTCGCCATCATGAATCCGCCACCGGGGAAGTTCGGGGAGTAG
- a CDS encoding XdhC family protein gives MLKIADTLYEWCRAARPFALATIVGVRGSAPLPIGTALALDAEGNAIGDCVEEAVHKLCRRVLVRKEPPARASFDCANSDASAVGRACGGEVDVLVQRVDPVAEPQLVAALGAVAAGRDVAVAVAHVVDGPGELVGRMLHVPGEGAAEGTLGERNMDRAVVARALGVLRAGRTERVEVGGEAGVAGVPGSGTGGRRLTVVVHARVSRPRMLIFGATDFTGTLSRAGSFLGYRVTVCDARPVSATVARSLHADEVVTDWPHRYLASTGVDPRTAVCVLTHDAKFDVPLLRLALALPVGYVGVMGSRGTHRRRLDLLREAGVPEDQVARLCVPIGLDLGALTPEETAVFITAEIIARANHGTARSLSWGSGLIHHAVGANGCQAAPEAVPHPERPTRTGPVEKIIDTMLGGVDGEPSHGPGHSRLGAEPAAGDNLANGVVATLAGRGVRTRAAAGTLAVLGAVGSPRCDGRTPEPEELVSSRTSEAAAEALGRWTTGLLPRTADQAVRAQAGRFDSQPNGHAKAEHDVAKLLSRAERRVARLVGLGQTNREIAGNLHITVSTVSQHLTRIYRKLGVQTRAELAKRVANIDPR, from the coding sequence ATGCTGAAAATTGCGGACACGCTGTACGAGTGGTGCCGTGCGGCCCGTCCTTTCGCTCTCGCCACCATTGTCGGTGTCAGAGGCAGTGCACCCCTGCCGATCGGAACCGCGCTGGCTTTGGATGCGGAGGGCAATGCGATCGGCGACTGCGTCGAAGAGGCCGTGCACAAACTGTGCCGACGCGTCCTTGTGCGCAAAGAGCCACCTGCCCGCGCCAGCTTCGACTGCGCGAATTCGGATGCCTCGGCTGTCGGTCGGGCCTGTGGCGGGGAGGTCGATGTGCTGGTGCAGCGTGTGGACCCTGTTGCGGAGCCGCAGCTCGTTGCCGCGCTCGGTGCCGTGGCTGCGGGGCGGGATGTGGCTGTGGCTGTGGCTCACGTGGTCGACGGTCCTGGTGAGTTGGTCGGCCGTATGCTTCATGTCCCAGGTGAGGGGGCTGCTGAGGGCACTCTGGGCGAGCGGAACATGGACCGGGCGGTCGTGGCTCGTGCCCTTGGGGTCCTGCGGGCGGGCCGTACCGAGCGGGTCGAGGTCGGTGGTGAGGCGGGAGTTGCCGGGGTCCCGGGGAGCGGCACTGGTGGGCGGCGGTTGACGGTCGTGGTTCATGCCCGGGTGTCCCGTCCTCGTATGCTGATCTTCGGTGCCACCGATTTCACCGGGACCCTCAGCAGGGCGGGCAGCTTCCTCGGCTACCGGGTGACGGTATGTGACGCCCGTCCGGTCTCTGCCACTGTGGCCCGTTCTCTGCACGCCGACGAGGTCGTGACCGATTGGCCGCATCGTTATCTGGCGTCGACCGGTGTCGATCCGCGTACCGCTGTGTGTGTGCTGACCCATGACGCGAAGTTCGATGTTCCGTTGCTGCGTCTGGCGTTGGCGCTTCCGGTCGGTTATGTGGGTGTGATGGGTTCGCGGGGTACGCATCGACGGCGTCTCGATCTGCTGCGGGAGGCGGGTGTTCCCGAGGATCAGGTGGCTCGTCTGTGTGTTCCGATCGGTCTGGATCTCGGTGCTCTTACTCCCGAGGAGACGGCGGTGTTCATTACGGCGGAGATCATCGCGCGAGCCAACCACGGCACCGCTCGGTCCTTGTCGTGGGGCAGCGGCCTGATCCACCACGCGGTCGGCGCGAACGGCTGCCAGGCAGCTCCGGAAGCGGTCCCGCACCCGGAACGACCGACGCGGACCGGCCCGGTGGAGAAAATCATCGACACGATGCTCGGCGGTGTCGACGGCGAACCGTCGCACGGCCCCGGCCACAGCCGGTTGGGGGCCGAGCCTGCTGCAGGTGACAACCTCGCCAACGGTGTGGTTGCCACACTTGCCGGCCGCGGTGTGCGTACCCGTGCTGCGGCCGGAACCCTCGCCGTCCTGGGGGCGGTCGGTTCGCCCAGATGCGACGGCAGGACGCCAGAGCCGGAGGAGCTTGTGTCGTCGCGGACCTCGGAGGCGGCGGCGGAGGCGCTCGGTCGGTGGACGACGGGCCTCTTGCCACGTACGGCGGATCAGGCGGTCCGCGCCCAGGCCGGTCGTTTCGACTCTCAACCCAATGGGCACGCCAAGGCCGAACACGATGTGGCGAAGTTGCTGAGCCGAGCCGAACGCCGGGTCGCGAGGCTGGTCGGCCTCGGGCAGACCAACCGGGAGATAGCCGGTAATCTACATATCACCGTGAGCACCGTGAGTCAGCATCTCACGCGAATCTATCGCAAACTCGGCGTTCAGACCCGGGCGGAGCTGGCCAAACGCGTCGCAAACATTGACCCCCGATGA